AGGTGGTGGCGGCGCTCCAGCGAGTACACGTGGACGACGACCGCGAAGCCGTCCTCCATCTCGTCGACGCCGGTCAGCCAGTCGAAGAAGCCGCAGGCCAGGTCGTCGCGCGCGAAGGTGAGCGCGTCCACCCAGAGCTCGGGCGCCACCCCGACGGCCAGCCCGCCGAAGGTCTCCTCGGTGGTGACCTCGTCGCCGAAGCGCGCCGTCCAGGCGTCCGCGAGCTCCGCACCCGTGGGTCGCGGGCTCATCGGTCGCGTCCGATCTGGTCGTCGTGGTCGTCGTCCACCAGGCCGGGGATGATCGAGGGATCGTGCGACGGGTCCGCGCCCGGATCGTCGTCCTCCACCACCGGAACGGGCGCGGTGACGTACTGGTCCTCGACGAGGTGGACGGGCTGCGTCGTGTCCGTCGGCCCGGCGGGCGGCGTCGTGTCCTCCGGCCGGACGGGCGGCGCCTCGGGCTCCGGTCCGGGCTCGGCCGAAACTTCGACGTCACCCAGGTGCCGGACGGGCTGGGTGACGTCGGTCGGATCGGCGGGCGGCTCCGGCGCGGCCTCGGGGAGATGCCGGACGGGCTGCGTCGTGTCGGTCGGCTTGACGGGCGGCGCCTCACGCTCGGCCGAGACCTCCGCGTCGCCGACGTGCTGGACGGGCAGCGTCTCGTTGTCCGCGGCCTCGGTCTCCGCGGCCTCGGTCTCCGCGGCCTCGTCCTTCGGGGGCTCGGCCTCGTGGCCGTCGTCCTCCAGGCTGTGCCAGTGATCGAAGGTCTCGTGCTGGTCGGACGGGGGCGGCGGCTGGAGCGGGCGGCGCAGGACGGTGGCCGGGAGCGGACGCGGCGCCGGCGGCGGGGCGACGGGCTCACCGCCGCCGTCCCCGCCGTAGCGGTCGCCCAGCGACTCGCCGGCGATCTTCTCCTGGAGGTGGACGATGCCCTGCAGCAGCGCCTCCGGGCGGGGCGGGCAGCCGGGCACGTAGACGTCCACCGGGATGATCTGGTCGACGCCCTTGGTCACGCAGTAGGAGTCCCAGTACGGGCCGCCGCAGTTGGAGCAGGCGCCGAAGGAGATGACGTACTTGGGTTCGGGCATCTGCTCGTAGAGGCGGCGCACCGCGGGGGCCATCTTGTCGCTGACGGTGCCGGAGACGACCATCAGGTCGGCCTGCCGGGGGCCCGGCGCGAACGGGATGACGCCGAGCCGGATGAAGTCGTGCCGGCTCATCGACGTCGCGATGAACTCGATGGCGCAGCAGGCCAGGCCGAAGTTGAAGACCCACAGCGAGTAGCGGCGGCCCCAGTTGAGCACGAACCTGATCGGCTTGGGCGCGAGCCGCGACAGCGGCCCGACGCTCGGCGGAGGAAGATCGATGGTGCCCACGACGCCATTGTTACAGCGCCCGAGGGGTCAGACCCAGGACAGGACGCCCTTCTTGCCCGCGTAGGCGAGGCCCGCGGCCAGGAACGCCAGGAAGACGAACATCTCGCCGAGCGTCGTCGCCCCGTAGCCGGGGGCGGAGAAGACGGTCGCCCAGGGGAAGAGGAACACCGCGTCCACCGCGAACACCACGTAGAGGTAGGCGAAGACGTAATAGCGCACGTAGGAGTGGGCCCAGCCCTCGCCGACGGGGTCGACGCCGCACTCGTACGTCGTGAGCTTCTCGACCGTGGGACGATGGGGCCGCAGCAGGCGGTTCGCCGCGAGAGCTCCCCCGACGAGCCCGGCGCCCACGAGGAGCAACACGACCAGAACGACATATGTGTCGAAATAGTTATGCACCAGATCCTCCTCGCGTGCGTCACATCCAGTATCTCGCGAAGCAGCATCGACGAGTGTGACGTCGTACCTCCACCCTGGAGGATCACAATGTCATGCTCTTGCTGCACACTAGGTTCGCATGGGTCGGTTTTGACCTGGAAGGACGTGACCGGATGAGCAACCCCCCGCCTCCCCCGGGCTGGGAATCCCCGGGTGGGGCCTCCTGGCCGCCTCCGCCGCCGCCAGCGGGCCCGGGCGGGCCCGGTCCCGGCGGCCCCGGCGGACCGCCCCCGCCCGGCGGCTTCGGAGGTCCCGGAACACCGCCCCCCTTCTTCCCCCCGCCCCCCGGCGGGCCGATGGGCCCGCCCATGCCGCCGCCGAGGCGCGGTGGTGGCGGTGGCCTGGTGATCGGCCTCATCGGCGGCGGCCTCGTCCTGCTGGTGATCATCGCGGTCGTGGTGTTCGTGGTGGCCAAGGGCGGCGGCAAGTCCCCCGAGGAGAAGCTGACCGCGGCCGCGACCAACATGGACGCCGCCCGCGCGGTCTCGCTGAAGGGCACGTTCGGCGGCAGCGAGACGCTGCGCGGCGAACTGAACGTCACCAAGGGCGGCCGCGCCATGGGACCCGTCACCTGGAACACCGACCAGGTCACCGTGCTGTCGGCCGACGGCAAGCTGTTCGTGAAGGGCGACAGGTCCTACTGGACGCGGCAGATCTCCTCCACCGACGACCCCTACTACCTCACCTCGGGTGAGCAGTGGGGCCGGCTGAGCGCGGACGAGCTCGACCTCGACTTCAAGGAGCAGCTGTCGCCGACGGCGCTGGCGAGCAAGATCCGCTCGGCCCGGCTGTCGCGCGTCAAGCCGATCGAGACGACGTGGATGGGCAAGAAGGCGCTCAAGTTCAGCACCTTCTCCTCCACGCTCTACATCACCGACGAGGACGACGCCGAGCTGATCCGCTACGAGGCGACCACGCCGCGGGTCGCGCTGGACGTCACGCCGAAGGACTCCGGCGACGCCTCGTCCATCATCTCCGACATGCGCACCAGCATGGGCGAGCTGAAGGACTCCTTCAACGGCTCGTCGAAGCCGACCGTCGAGGAGTGGAAGAAGGGCGGCTGCAACGGCAACACCGGCTGCACGGTCGAGGCCAAGATCCGGCCCCCGTACGACGTGGAGAAGCCCGTCACGGTCGACGTCCGGTTCCGGCTCACCGCCGGCACGCTGACCGGCCGCGACCTCGGCAACTGCACCACCCGCATCACGATCTCCAGCACCCTCTCCCAGTGGGCGAGCTGCCGGGTCGTGAGCAGCGCGTGGACGAGCTGGGCGAAGGCGACCGGCGGCACGTTCTTCAAGCACGCCGAGTACAAGGTGATCGGCGCCACCTCCGCCGAGGTGTCCGCTCTGCAGAACGGCCTCGACAGCGAATGACGCCGCAGGTGAGGCGCCCCGCGCGCTGACCCGCGTCCATGAGGGTGCCCGGTGGCGCTCCTCCCGTTCCGGGAGGACGCGCCGCCGGGCACCCTTATGCTCTTTGTGGACGGCCCCTCCAGGGCCCGGCGGCCGCCCTTCCCCCCCGGAACGTTCCCGAGCCCGTCGGCACCCACCGGGGGACGCCTCCATGACCCCTTGCTTTGTGTCTGACGGTCGGGCCGGCACCTGGCCCCGGAAGTGAGCAGAGTGAGCCCCGAGTGAGCGCTGAACAGGACGAGCCGTCACCGACGGCCTCTTCCCGACCCCCGTCCCCGGACGAGTCCGGAGACGCCTCCCGCCCGGACGGCGGCCCCCACCAGGGCGCTCCCGTCCCGCAGGGCCCCCACCCCGGGGACGTCCGCGTCGCCGGGGGCCAGGCCCCGCCATCCGATGCGGAGGCGGCTCACACGGGGTCCCCCGGCTCGGACCCGGGCGCGACCCCCACCGATCCGCGCGGCACGCCCTCGTTCGTCCCCCCGGCGCCGGTCTCCGCCGCCTCCTCCGGCGCCGGCTTCGCGCCTGACGCGGGCGTCCCGGGCGAGCCGGGCGCGGCGTTCTCGCAGAGCGGTCCCGTCCCGCCGGGGCGGCAGCGCAAGCCTCGCGGCAGGCGCGTGCTCGTCGCCGCCGGGGCGGCGGCCGCCGTCGTGGTGGTCGGAGCCGTGGCGGCCGTGGCGCTCACCGGCGGCGAGGAAGCCCCGAAGAGGAAGCCGAAGGCGACCGCGCCGGCTCCGCCTCCGGCGTGGACGGTCGCGGCGGGCCGGACCCTCACCGCCGGGACGGGCCTGCGCTACGACGGCACCCTGACGATCAGCGGCCGGCCCGTCCAGGCGCGGCTGCGCGTGACACCGGCGGGGGCCGCGAGCGGCACGCTCACGGCGGGCGTGCTGACGGCGGAGGTCGTCGCGATCGGCGGCGACACCTTCATCAGGGCCGGGACGGCCTTCTGGCAGACCTACGCGAGCGGCGTCGCGCACCCGGAGTACTACGCGGGACGCTGGTCCAAGGCGCCCGCGTCGGTGCCCGGTTTCGACGTCCCGGACGTCCTCGGGCCCAAGGCGATCGCCAAGTCGCTGGCGAAGGCCCCGGCGAAGCCGCCCACGGAGGACGTGAACGGCGTCCGCGCCTTCAGGGTCAAGGCGTCAGGCGCGAAGGCGTCAGGCGCGGAGTACGTGCTCACGGCGGAGGCCCCGCACCAGCTGCTGGCGGTCCGGCCGGAGGGGCAGGCGGCGCAGCGCTTCACCGTCGCGCCCGTGGCGGCCCCGGCGACGCTGTTCGCCGAGCTGCGTCCGCGGGTGGCCCGGCTCGGGGGCGCGTTCGATCCCGGCCTGCGCTTCACACCGGGGACGCTGGCGTTCAGCAACTGCGACCAGAACACCAGCGGCTGCACGGTGAGCATGCCCGCCACGCTCACCGAGCCCGCGACGGTGCCGCACGGCGCGCGCGCGGCGCTGCGGGCGGCGCTCTCCTCCAAGGGCGAGCCGCTGGGGGGGTGCACAGGGTCGGGACCGGTCCCGGCCAACCGGTCGATCGTCCTGCGTTGCACCGTGACGAGCAAACTGTGGCGGCACTGGATGCGCGCCGCCCTCGACAACCCCGGCTCCTACCCCTACGAGGCGAAGGCGCGCGTCGTCGGCGAGGCCGTCGACGTCGCCGACGTGCCGAAACTCCTCGCCCGCGTCGACCGCGAGCGCAAGGCGGTGGTGAAGGCGGCCGCGGGCACGCCGGGTCCGACGGTGTCGGGCGAGCCGTCCGGCAAGCGCTCGGGGCCGCCGGAAATCGCCACATCCCAGACACCAGGGACACCATGAGCCCCACGCCGAGGGGCGGTGCGGTCGAACGGGATTCCGGATGTCTACACTTCGGGTCGTGAACTCCACGCCTCTGGGGAGCGGATGCTCCTCGACGAGTCCCGCGCGGCTGCTGGTCCGGCGTCTGCACGTCGACCTGTGCCGCCAGCGCAGCTGCCTGTGTTCGGGATGAACCCGGGGACCCGTGCAGGTCGTATCGCCCGATAGGACCCGCGGAGCGTTCGCCGCCCGTCGCTCGCCTCCATGACGCGCGGCCACCGCCGCCGGACGGGACACGCGCGCCTTCCCCGCGCGGTCATCCCGGTGTGCGGCCCGTCCCCGCTAACCCATCCCGTCCCGGACATACCATGAAGGTAAGCCTAAGTAGCATCACGATCCTGGGTGCCTCCCCCAGGACGGATGCTGCGCGTCGAGGAGGTCTTCCTCTGTGACCAAACAGGTCCAGCAGCTCGACCGCGTCATCATTCGCTTCGCCGGAGACTCCGGCGACGGCATGCAGCTGACCGGCGACCGCTTCACCCAGGAGACCGCGGCGTTCGGCAACGACCTTTCCACGTTGCCGAACTTCCCGGCCGAAATCCGCGCCCCCGCCGGGACCCTCCCCGGCGTGTCCAGTTTCCAGTTGCACTTCGCCGACCACGACATCCTCACGCCGGGCGACGCGCCCAACGTCCTGGTCGCGATGAACCCCGCCGCCCTCAAGGCGAACCTCGGGGATCTCCCGAACGGCGCCGACCTCATCGTCAACACCGACGAGTTCAGCAAGCGCAACCTCGCCAAGGTCGGCTACGCGGCCAGCCCCGTCGAGGACGGCTCGCTGTCGGAGTACCGGGTCCACGCGCTGCCGCTGACCTCGATGACGGTGAAGGCGCTCGAGGACTTCGACATCTCCAAGAAGGACGCCGAGCGCGCGAAGAACATGTTCGCGCTCGGGCTCCTGTCGTGGCTGTACCACCGTCCCACCGAGGGGACACTGGCCTTTCTGGAGCGCAAGTTCGCCAGCAAGCCCGAGATCATGAAGGCCAACATCGCGGCCTTCCAGGCGGGCTGGTCCTACGGCGAGACCACCGAGGCGTTCTCGGTGCAGTACGAGATCAAGCCGGCCGAGCACGAGCCGGGGCTCTACCGCAACATCACCGGGAACCTCGCGCTGGCGTACGGGCTGGTCGCGGCGGGCGTGCAGAGCGGGCTGCCGATCTTCCTCGGCTCCTACCCGATCACGCCGGCGTCCGACATCCTGCACGAGATCTCCAAGCACAAGCGGTTCGGCGTGCGCACCTTCCAGGCCGAGGACGAGATCGCCGCGGTCGGCGCGGCGCTCGGCGCCTCGTTCGGCGGGTCGCTCGGCGTCACCACCACGTCGGGGCCCGGCCTCGCGCTCAAGAGCGAGACCATCGGCCTCGGCGTCGCGACCGAGCTGCCGCTGCTCGTCATCGACGTGCAGCGGGCCGGCCCCTCCACCGGGCTGCCCACCAAGACCGAGCAGGCCGACCTGCTCCAGGCCATGTACGGCCGCAACGGCGAGGCGCCCGTCCCGGTGATCGCGCCGCAGTCCCCGTCGGACTGCTTCGACGCGGCGATCGAGGCGGCGCGGATCGCGGTGAAGTACCGCACGCCGGTCATCCTGCTGTCGGACGGCTACCTCGCCAACGGCTCCGAGCCGTGGCGGCTTCCGGACGTGGCGACCCTGCCGACGATCGAGCCGGACTTCGCCCAGCCGTCGCAGGAGGAGTTCCAGCCGTTCGAGCGCGACCCGGCCACCCTCGCCCGCCCGTGGGCGGTGCCCGGCACCGCCGGGCTGGAGCACCGGATCGGCGGCCTGGAGAAGGCCGACGTCACCGGCAACATCTCCTAC
The sequence above is a segment of the Actinomadura coerulea genome. Coding sequences within it:
- a CDS encoding NADH-quinone oxidoreductase subunit A, with the protein product MHNYFDTYVVLVVLLLVGAGLVGGALAANRLLRPHRPTVEKLTTYECGVDPVGEGWAHSYVRYYVFAYLYVVFAVDAVFLFPWATVFSAPGYGATTLGEMFVFLAFLAAGLAYAGKKGVLSWV
- a CDS encoding 2-oxoacid:acceptor oxidoreductase subunit alpha produces the protein MTKQVQQLDRVIIRFAGDSGDGMQLTGDRFTQETAAFGNDLSTLPNFPAEIRAPAGTLPGVSSFQLHFADHDILTPGDAPNVLVAMNPAALKANLGDLPNGADLIVNTDEFSKRNLAKVGYAASPVEDGSLSEYRVHALPLTSMTVKALEDFDISKKDAERAKNMFALGLLSWLYHRPTEGTLAFLERKFASKPEIMKANIAAFQAGWSYGETTEAFSVQYEIKPAEHEPGLYRNITGNLALAYGLVAAGVQSGLPIFLGSYPITPASDILHEISKHKRFGVRTFQAEDEIAAVGAALGASFGGSLGVTTTSGPGLALKSETIGLGVATELPLLVIDVQRAGPSTGLPTKTEQADLLQAMYGRNGEAPVPVIAPQSPSDCFDAAIEAARIAVKYRTPVILLSDGYLANGSEPWRLPDVATLPTIEPDFAQPSQEEFQPFERDPATLARPWAVPGTAGLEHRIGGLEKADVTGNISYDPANHDRMVRLRQAKIDGIANDIEPLAVDDPSGAARVLVMGWGGTYGAISAAVRRVRASGHTVAQAHLRHLNPFPANLPEVLRSYDKVIVPEINLGQLGLLLRGRLLIDVIGYNQVRGLPFKAEELQGVIQDVIDSE